Genomic DNA from Euzebyales bacterium:
CCGCAGTCGGCGGCCGGGCTGCCGGTCGACCTGCCTCCCGGCGCCGTCGGCCTGCTCGTCGCCGACGAGGCCCACCGCTATGGCGCACCGACGTGGGGTGCCGCGCTCAAGGCCGACTTTGCGATGCGGCTGGCGCTGACGGCGACGTACGAACGCACGGACGACGGCCTGGTCGACGTGCTCGGCCCCTACTTCCGCGGGGTCGTCGCCGCATACGGGTTCGCACAGGCCGCCGCCGACGGGGTGATCGCGCCGTTCGACATCGAGTTCGTGGGCGTCGCGTTGTCCGATCGGGAGCGCGGTGCCTACGACGCGGCCGACCGCCGCGTGCGCGAGCATCGCGCCGAGCTGGTGGCCCACGGTCTGCCGAAGGCACCGCTCGAGCTCATCGCCGCGGCGGCGAAGCTGTCCGCCGAGGGCGAGGGCCGGCACAACGCGCAGATGTCACGCGAGATCGTGGCGGCCCGCGCGTTCCTGTCGGTGCTGCGTGGTCGGCGTGACGTCGCCGCCCAGGCCGCGGCGAAGCTCGCGGTCGTCGAGCGGCTCGCGCCGCGCCTGGCGGCCGAGGGTACACGGACGTTGGTGTTCACCGACACCGTCGCCCAGGCCGAGCAGGCCGCCCGGACACTGCGGCACGGCGGCGTGCCGGCCGACGAGATCCACGGCGACCTGTCACGGGACACGCGCCGCATCCGGCTGGCGCAGTTCCGCAACGGCAACCTGCAGGCCGTCGTCGCGCCGCGCGTCCTCGACGAAGGCGTCGACGTCCCCGACGCCGAACTGGCGGTTGTGCTCGCCGCGTTCCGCACCCGCCGCCAGATGATCCAGCGCCTCGGCCGCGTGCTTCGACTGAAGCCCGATGGCCGTGCCGCCACCCTCGTCATCGCCTACGCGATCGACACCCGCGAGGACCCCGACCAGGGCGCCCAGGAGGACTTCCTGTCGGAGGTCACCGACGTCGCCCGCTCGATCACCAGGCGCCACACCGCAGATCCACGGCTCGGC
This window encodes:
- a CDS encoding DEAD/DEAH box helicase, giving the protein MNTIADAVVEVLAGHPDGLTTPRLVKAVTAVTGGGVSRAAVERALVRDGRFRRIDVLGRATWLVDPDAGARTAVSDVPAAPEPAAAVDRHDPLAGLALRDWQVSAFAAWAAAGCVGVVEAVTGTGKTRLAIAAVRACLANRGRALVLVPTLDLLAQWRTEVHHHVPDARVGQLGGGRADDLHDHHVVIATPQSAAGLPVDLPPGAVGLLVADEAHRYGAPTWGAALKADFAMRLALTATYERTDDGLVDVLGPYFRGVVAAYGFAQAAADGVIAPFDIEFVGVALSDRERGAYDAADRRVREHRAELVAHGLPKAPLELIAAAAKLSAEGEGRHNAQMSREIVAARAFLSVLRGRRDVAAQAAAKLAVVERLAPRLAAEGTRTLVFTDTVAQAEQAARTLRHGGVPADEIHGDLSRDTRRIRLAQFRNGNLQAVVAPRVLDEGVDVPDAELAVVLAAFRTRRQMIQRLGRVLRLKPDGRAATLVIAYAIDTREDPDQGAQEDFLSEVTDVARSITRRHTADPRLGSH